GGATGGGATCGGGCGGGGGCGCGCGGCCAAGCCCGGCCAGTCGAGTCTAGTTCGCCAACGCGCCGCTTGCGATCGAGCGGATCTTCTTGACCATGGACCGGAAGCCGTTGCTCCGGCTCGGACTGAGGTGGGACGCCAGGTCCAGCCGGCTGAAGATGCCCTCGATGTCGGCGTCCAGGATCTGGCGGGGCGTCTTCCCCGAATAGACCATGAGCAGGATGGCCACGAGGCCGCGGACGATGTGGGCGTCGCTGTCGGCGTCGAAGCTGATGGTCGGAGGCAGGGT
This DNA window, taken from Gemmatimonadota bacterium, encodes the following:
- a CDS encoding SufE family protein, giving the protein MDTTIEEVLEDFEYLDDWEERYQEIIDLGRKLPPLDDTYKTDAYKVKGCVSQVWLVPHVAETLPPTISFDADSDAHIVRGLVAILLMVYSGKTPRQILDADIEGIFSRLDLASHLSPSRSNGFRSMVKKIRSIASGALAN